The genomic stretch TGTGTGTACTTGTTCaacttttaataatttataaGTCTATTTGCGCACACTCAAAGTTGAAGGACGTTGATGCCAACTGAGgtcaagttaaagggcatgtGTATGTGTTATTCCTAAAATAAAACATCTTTCGAACATTGAAAGGACTGAGAAACCACAGACTTCTGCTCACCTGAATAGTTGGCATTTTCTGGAgatcaaaacaaaaaccaaattAGTTGCCCAACACAGGAACATGAACAAAATGACAGCTAAAAGAACACTCAAGTTATGCCCAAAACAGTACTTACTGAGACGTTTCCGCGCTTCACTAAAGTTTGTGGCACTTTATTGACATCCACATAGTAGAATTTGAGTCTATAAAAAAGAAGGTAAAGAACATATCAAATGTCTAAAAGTTTACTAATATAGTAGACCATTTCCTTTTAAGATACAAGAATGCATAACCATGGtagtctgataacaaaatataaagaaagatgtGTTATTGAGCAAATAATCTATAGAGTTCCCTTCCGTTTAATACGCCATTCTCAATTTAGTGTCTGACTAATTCGGATTCATGCGGGATAGGCACACCAGAAAGGAAAATCGCTCGCTATCAAGAAGTTCTTCATTCTCACGGGTCGAAAATGAGACCTTTGGTTTTG from Capsicum annuum cultivar UCD-10X-F1 unplaced genomic scaffold, UCD10Xv1.1 ctg72331, whole genome shotgun sequence encodes the following:
- the LOC124894257 gene encoding thioredoxin-like 3-1, chloroplastic: MIDRMAAWCRKCIYLKPKLEKLSAEFDTKLKFYYVDVNKVPQTLVKRGNVSKMPTIQVSRSLWFLSPFNVRKMFYFRNNTYTCPLT